AAGTTGTTCAATATACATGTGCGCGCGTTCCCCCCGAGAGTTGCGCTCATTGGTTTTCGTGCGGCGGCACGGATAATCATTATCTCACAGTGCGTTTCCTAACCACGGTCTGAGCAACGATCCGCCTATTTATTTTGGTCTTCCACGCGATTTGCGCGTCTGAGAGATTTCTCTTTCGCATCGTCTGCTTCAGGACTGTGTATTCCTTCTCGCTGTAGAGGTAGCCCATACGGTAGGCATGCTCGATGAGGTCATTGTTGGCGTTAGCGGTTAAGTCCTTCGCGATCCGCTTAAGCCCGTCGAACAGATTGCCGGTGTCAATCTGGATGAAGCGGTTGATGCAGACATTGCCGACATAGGTCTCGTTGCCGTTGAGATGGTTGCGAATGTAGCAGTGCTCTTTGATTTCCTGTCCGCATGGGCAGTGGTCAAATTCTTCGCTGATCTCCACCGCGACCAGGGACCATTCGGTGCGCGCGGTGTCGAAGCTTTGCGACACGGAGAGGGGAAGGATATGCGCCTTCAGGTTTTCGAAATTGTGCCCCTCCATTTAGCTGCCTCGTTCTACATCTGCACACGCAGGCGCCGCGCGCGCTCTCGGAACGCGGTTTCACCGCCTTCCAGAATCTCGCAGACCAGACGGCGGATTTCGGGGTTCTCCAGACCGCCGCTTTGATAGGTGATCTCCGGCAACCGGCCGGGGCGATGGGGCCCACAGGTGGCGACGATGACCTGGTCGGCGTCAGTGTTGACCACCAGGTTGGCGTTGTGTGTGACGATGATGATCTGGCGGCGCTGCTTGGCCTTGCGAAATCGTTCGACCAACTCGTCGAAGATCGACTTGGGATCGAGGTTTTCCTCTGGCTGATCGATGATCAGGGGACGGTCATCGTCGCGATCGATCGCGAGATAGAGCAGCAGAAGAACGATGCCCCGGGTGCCAGGCGAGAGCTGTTCGATATCAACGCCCTCATATTGGACACCGTAGCTCACCGTGATGTGGTCTGTGCTGTACAGCCAGCTCGAGATGCGGCCGGCCCATTCCCGAAACGCGGAAGCGTCGCTCCGCTCGACCTGTGCATGTTCGACAAGACCTCTCTCGTTGGCCTCGCGAAAGCTGGCCATCGCCTCGGCGACTTCGGCGCTAGAGCCAGTCTCCCACGCGGCCTGGAGATCCGATCTCGCGGCTGCCAGAAGGGAGCCGCGCCCCTTGAAGGGGCCGGTCTTGCGGAGGTCAAGAAGGTCTTCACCCTGTTGCGCCCAGGCGCCGACATCCACCACACGGCGAATCGAGAAGGAGAGCTTTCCTAGCGCTCCTTCCTCAGCCTCGAGCCGCGCTTTGAGTGGCGCGTAGAGCGCCGACAGCTCGCGCTCTTCGTCGATAATGCCGTCGAATATGGACGCATAGCTGTCACGACGTGATTGGATCAGCTCCTTTATGCGCTCGTCGGCGCCCTGCGCGACCTCGATATCGCGGTCGAGCTTTGCGAGCGCGGCTTCGTCGCGAGAAATCTTCTCGGACAGGCGAGCGAAGGCCTTGGCGTTTTCGGTGTCGATGCCGATCAGCGCACGGAGGCGCGCGGCCTCCTTGTTCAAGAGGCTCAACGTATTTTGGGTGAGAGCTATCCCCTCCGAAAGAAGCGAGGCGCTTGACGGCGGCGCTCCCGTCGCGACTGTCACTTCGCCGACGGCGGGTCCGGACAGGCCCTTGATGCGTCCGTCGATGGCCTTAATCGTGGTCGAGAGGATGGTGTCGACGTCCCCAGAAAATTCTAGGAGGAATGACTTCCACTGGTCGGTATTTAGGCCCGACTCTGAATGGGCCTGTTGGAGCTGTCGCAGGCGTGCTGGCGCCTTCGTTTTGCGAGTGTCCTCTACTTCGTCCTTGAGAGCCAGAAGCGCCTGCCGCCTGCGCTGTGCCTGTTCGACCTGGAAGCGGACGGATTCTGCCGCTGTCGATACTTCATCAAGACGCTTGGCTCGTTCCTCGCCGCCCTTACCGATGAGGCTGCTGCGGTCTCGCTTGTCCTTCGCGATGGATGCGGCCTTTTCGCCGCGCTGCTTGTGCAACGCTGGCAGTCCGGCCTTTCGATCGCGTTCGACGTTCAGCTCCGAGGCAGCATCGGCGAGAGCTTCTTCGTGACTGTGTCGGAGGGCGCGACCCCGCGCGGCGCGTAGGTCTAGCAATTCGCGGAAAGTGGTCGTTCCCATCCGGTCCTCGGCCGGGTGAGCCTGGTAAATAACTCGTTCGACCTCTGCGAGGAGTTCATCGGTAACGCCTTCCGCGGAGCAGAGGCTGTCGACAAACTGTTGGGAAAGGTACTGGACACGCGGCGAGTCGTAGAAATCCTCCATCTCGACATGGCGCAATTCGTTGGACGTCGGATCGCCGTCTTCCCAAGTGAGGCGGGCAGATGCTTCGCCGAGGTGGTCTCTGGCTCGGCGGATGAAGGACCGTTCGCTGAGGTGGGGAGAGAGGGCATCCCCTCCGGCGGCGATGATGTCCGCCAGGGCGGTCTTGCCTGAACCTCGTGCGCCGATGATGCCGACCAGGCCCGCGTTGAGAGGAGTGCGTGGCGTAGCGAGCCATGACGCGTCCGTAACTTCGATTGCAGTGACCACCTGAGACGGCAGCGCGCCGCGCGGCGGAGCGAGACCGATAAAGGCGCGCGTTTCTGCCTCAAGGCATGTCTGGCGCAGAGATTCAAAAGCGAGGTCACCCTTGACCCAGCAATACCGGTCCTTTTCGACCACACCGACGCGATCCGGACTATGGGCATCGCTGCCGTGCAAGCAGGGTTTCGTGCCATTCCAGTCCGAGACGAGTTTGGCGACCGGCACGGCGCCCTGTCCAAGCCAGAATGCCCGCTGCTTGGGATTCGACGAGAAGATGACGTGCGCAGTGCGCTCGATCTCTTTGCGAAGAGTGGCGAGCGATGGATCGCCTTGGAGCCCGGACGTGCCGTCATTGCTTCCCGCCGCGACGGCGATGAGGACGTTATCTTGCACCCACGGGTTCTTTTTCCATTCCGTGCGGAGCTCGTCAGGGTTGACCTTAAACTGATTGGCTCCGACGGCGAACGCCGCATTGTCGTCAGTAACGGCCTTATCGTGAGCACGACCGAGGCGAATGAGGTCAGATCGCTCGCAGCGGAAGGGCTGACCATAGGCGGTATAGGTCAGCGAGCGCAGAAATCTGCGGATCTGCTCCACGTGCTCTGGATCGTCTGGCGAAACGAGGAGGTGGAAGTTGATCGGTGAGCCACTGGCAGCGCCAATGCCATATCGCAGCTCAACGTTGGGAAAGATGAGGTCAACCTCGGGCAGACGGCCTGATTTCCGGTGTGCGACGACCTGCTCATAGACGTCGACGCTGTAGTAGTCGGTGATCCCGAGCGCGCGGATGCGCGGGGAAGAGGCTTCGACTTGCGCGAGAAATTTCTCCCACGCGTCGCTGCCGCGATATTGATTGTTTAGGACGGTGCCTGGGGCATGGATGTGTGGGTCCCATCGATGCCACTTGGAGCCGCCGGGATCGCGAGTTCCTGCCGCTGCTCCGCTCATTCGGCC
The nucleotide sequence above comes from Methylocystis parvus OBBP. Encoded proteins:
- a CDS encoding TrlF family AAA-like ATPase produces the protein MSGAAAGTRDPGGSKWHRWDPHIHAPGTVLNNQYRGSDAWEKFLAQVEASSPRIRALGITDYYSVDVYEQVVAHRKSGRLPEVDLIFPNVELRYGIGAASGSPINFHLLVSPDDPEHVEQIRRFLRSLTYTAYGQPFRCERSDLIRLGRAHDKAVTDDNAAFAVGANQFKVNPDELRTEWKKNPWVQDNVLIAVAAGSNDGTSGLQGDPSLATLRKEIERTAHVIFSSNPKQRAFWLGQGAVPVAKLVSDWNGTKPCLHGSDAHSPDRVGVVEKDRYCWVKGDLAFESLRQTCLEAETRAFIGLAPPRGALPSQVVTAIEVTDASWLATPRTPLNAGLVGIIGARGSGKTALADIIAAGGDALSPHLSERSFIRRARDHLGEASARLTWEDGDPTSNELRHVEMEDFYDSPRVQYLSQQFVDSLCSAEGVTDELLAEVERVIYQAHPAEDRMGTTTFRELLDLRAARGRALRHSHEEALADAASELNVERDRKAGLPALHKQRGEKAASIAKDKRDRSSLIGKGGEERAKRLDEVSTAAESVRFQVEQAQRRRQALLALKDEVEDTRKTKAPARLRQLQQAHSESGLNTDQWKSFLLEFSGDVDTILSTTIKAIDGRIKGLSGPAVGEVTVATGAPPSSASLLSEGIALTQNTLSLLNKEAARLRALIGIDTENAKAFARLSEKISRDEAALAKLDRDIEVAQGADERIKELIQSRRDSYASIFDGIIDEERELSALYAPLKARLEAEEGALGKLSFSIRRVVDVGAWAQQGEDLLDLRKTGPFKGRGSLLAAARSDLQAAWETGSSAEVAEAMASFREANERGLVEHAQVERSDASAFREWAGRISSWLYSTDHITVSYGVQYEGVDIEQLSPGTRGIVLLLLYLAIDRDDDRPLIIDQPEENLDPKSIFDELVERFRKAKQRRQIIIVTHNANLVVNTDADQVIVATCGPHRPGRLPEITYQSGGLENPEIRRLVCEILEGGETAFRERARRLRVQM